ACCGCGTCGCTCTGGTCGAGTTCCGCGGTGCGGACGATCAGGTCGAGCAGGTTCAGGTCGATGAGGAAGTTCTGGCCGAGTTTGCTCTTCGCCTCCAGCCCGTAGGCTTCAAAAAGCCCGTGCAGGTACGAGAGCGTTTGACGCGGCGCGGGGGCGGAACCAGGAGCAGGCGGGGTGTCTGACATACGACTCCGAGCGAACGGGCAGAACCGAGTATTAACGCTCTGCCCGGTTCGCCTAAATGGTGAGGCTAACTCGTTTGAACAGTTTCTGAACGTGTTTGGCGAGCAGGTCGAACTCCAGGTTCACCGCGTCGCCGGGCTTTTTGAACCCGAGCGTGGTGTGGGCGCGCGTGTGCGGGATCAGCATGATGCTGAACCGGTCGCGCTGCACGTCCACGAGCGTGAGGCTCACGCCGTCCACGGCGACCGAGCCCTTACCCACGAGCAGATCCTCGAATTCTGGCGGGAACCCGAACCAGACCGTGAGCCACTCGCCGGTCACGGTTTCTTCCAGCACTTTTCCGACGCAATCGACGTGGCCGGTCACGAAGTGCCCGCCGAGCGAGTCCCCCACGCGGAGCGCGCGTTCCAGGTTCACGCGGTCGCCGACGGCGAGCCGGCCGAGTGTGGTTTTCACCAGCGTTTCCGGGCCGACTTCAAAGTCGAACGTGTCGCCGTCGTGCGCGACGACCGTGAGGCACGCGCCGCACACCGAAACGCTTTCGCCCAGTTGCAGTCCGGGCGCGAGGGCGGGTTCGGCGACGCGCAACCGGCGCCCGCCCTGCACGTCCGCGACTCCGCGCACTTCGCCCAACGCTTGTACGAGGCCAGTAAACATAGAGCGTCTACAGATGTTACGGCGAGCGGCACAACCGGATGCGCGCGCACGCCCGCGCGAACCGATACAAAATACGGAGTCATTCTAGCAGAGGATTTGCTGATGGGGATGCTGGACCACTGGCAACCGGTCCTGTTGAGCCGCCGTTTGCGCAACAAACCCGTGGGGATCGTCGTGGCCGGGGCGCCGGTGGCGCTGTTCCGCACCGCAGATGGCCGGGCCGCCGCGCTCTCCGACGTGTGCCCGCACCGGCGCCTGAAACTCAGCGCCGGGGACGTGGTCGGCGACCGCCTCCGGTGCAAGTACCACGGGTGGACGTTCGACGCTTGCGGAAACGGCGAAAGCCCTGCCACACCGAAAATGACGACCTGCATGACGAGCTTCGACGTGCGCGAAGAGCACGGACTGGTCTGGCTGAAGACGCGTGACAGCTCCCCGGAGTTCCCGGTCATCGACCCGCAAGGGTTCTTCCCGATCTGCACGCTCGAGCACACGGTCCCGGCCCCGCTCGAACTTTCCGTCGATAATTTCAACGAAATCGAGCACAGCGGCACCGTTCACGACACGTTCGGCTACGACCTAGACCGGCTGCACGAGGTCAAAGTCGAGTTCGAGTCGACCGACGACACCGTGCGCGTGACGAACGCCGGACCCACGAAGCGCCTCAACCGCATTTTCGCCTGGCTCCTCGGGGTGCGCGCCGGCGACATCTTCCACGACCACTGGACCACCCGGTTCTCGCCGGTGTATTCCGTGTTCGACCACTGGTGGACCAGCCCGGACGGGTCGCGCGAGTCGATGGTGCGCTGGCGCCTCTACATCTTCTTCGTGCCGCAGGACGACAAGACGACGCGGGTGTTCTCGGTCACGTTCGCGAAGTCGAAGTACCCCGGCCCCGCGGGCGCGCTGCGGTTGGCCCGCGGGTTCATGCGCCGCGAGATCGACCGCGAGGTCCGCGCGGACGTGACGATGCTCCACCACATGGCCGATTTCGGCACCGGCATCGAGGGGCTGAAGCTGAGCCGGTTCGACAAGGTGCTCGGACTGACCCGCGAGCGCATCGCTCGTATTTACCGCGGGGTTTAAGGGAGCGCCCGAACTGCGTTAAACAAAAAACGGGAGGCATTCGCCTCCCGTTCGCGTTGGTCCAGTTGTTGAACGAATCAGTCGTCGAAGCGGTACTTGCCGTGGCAGTTGGTGCAGGCCGCTTCGAGAAGCGCCAACTTGCTGCGCAGCATTTTGAAGTCCGGGGTCTTCTTCGTCGCTTCGGCTATGATCTCCTTGCTCAAGTCGACCGACTGCTTGCTGATCGCCTTCCACTCCTTCTCGCTCTCCGGCTTGGTCCGGGCCTTCTCGTTCGGGTAGTGGAGGATGTACTCGTTAATCACCGCGGACCGCACCGCCAGAATCTCGACGGCGGCCGGGTCGAGCTTCACCGTGCTCCCCTTCGCGGTCCAGTCCTTCAGATCCTTCTCGATGTTCAGGCCGCTCGGCATCTTGAGCACTTGCGTGTTGGTGAACAGCTTCATGGTGGTCGGCATGTAGGTCACGTCCTTGTCCTTGGCCGCCTCGAACGCGGGGAGCGTCGGCAGGTCGCCGCCGGCCTTCCCGGTGCCCGGCTTGACCGCGAGCTTCTTCGCGAGTTCCGCCGCGTCCTTGTACTTCTTCGCGTGGAGGGCCTCGCCGACCTTGATGACGTCCGCCTTCAGGGTCGCGTCGCCGAGCACGTCGGCATAGGCGGCGATGATCAGCGTGGCGCCGACGGCCGGCTTCGCGGACCGGGCCGACGGCTCCTCCGCCTTGGCGAGTTCGTTGAGACGAGTTTGGAGGAACTTGAGGTCGGCGTCCGCGGCCTTCTTGTACGAATCCTTCGGCAAATCCGGCGTACCGGCCGGCGCCGGGCCACTCACGAGGCACAAGCCCGCAGCAGCCACCACGGCGCAGCCGACGAGGGTGCGGAGAGAATTGGTCACGAACGTGTCTCCTTGATTAGGATGCGAACGGACGACCAACGGGTGGGTAGAAACGGAACCGCGGCGCTCGCCGGCAGTCACGCCCAAGTATTATCGCACCCGCACCATCAAGAGGGGAGTCCCGCCAGCAGAAAAGCCGCAAGTCACGGCTTTCCCAGCACCAGATCCACGACCCAGCACCCGCACACGTGCGCGCCCGGCGTGCGGCAGTGGTCAAGGATGTCGCTGATTTCGCACCCGGCGTCTTGCAGGGCGTCGGCCAGAATCGGCATCAGGGAATAATCCTGGGTCGCGTAGATTATTCGCGCGAGGCTCACCGCGTTGGAGGTGCGCCAGCTCGGGTCGAAGTCGATCCACCCAAACGGATCACCAACGATCTCGTGCAACACGTCCGTGAACCGAACGTCGTGGGCTTCGCGCTCTTGAACGGCTTCCGTGCTGTCCCCCGGAGCCAGCGCGAGCTGCACATTCTGGAAGATCTGGTGCCGACTGCGTTTACCTTCGAGCCAAAGAGCGAGATCGATGAGCGCCCGCTCCGCCGCCATTTCCCCGGGCGACTGAAGCGAGTGGTGCGAGTGCGGGCGCACGTACCATACGTCCCACGCCCCCCAGCGGCGGCTCCAGTTGTACGTGTCCCAGAGCTGAGAATTGCCCCGGCACGGCGCCGCCGGATTCGGGCCATCGACGACGATCTCGGTCTGCTCGAACGCTTCCCGGTGCCAGGGTTCCGGGCACAGCGTTAGCACCTCCCGGCAACACGCGAGCGCAAATAGCCGCCATTTCCGGTCCGAAATGTCGGTGTCGACCGCGAGCAGTTCGGAACAGCGGGTTGCTGCGCGCCACTCCTGCTCTGCGTGCCACAATTCCGCGGCCCGCTCCTGGCGCCGGCGATCGGATCGTTTGGTCATGTTCCCTCCGCCGCGTGTCACGGCGCCGGGGGACCGGAATTATGACTTGCCGAGAACGAGATCGACCACCCAGCACCCCCGAACATGGAGACCGGCGCCGTGGCAGTGGTTCAGGACGTCCGCGTTACTGCACCCGGCGTCCTGGAGCGCATCCGCGAGAATGGGCATCGCGCTAAAGTCACGCGAGTCGTACATTTGCCGCGCGAGCAGTGTGGCCGTTTGTGTGCGCCAACTTCGCAGGAACAAAACCGGACGATGGGGGCTCCCAATGATATCACGGAGCAACGGCATTTGTGCTTTTCGCTCCTCGTCGGCTCGGGACGACGTCCCACCCACAATAAAACCGACTTCATAAGAACATCTCCGGGCTGCTGCCCACCCGTGGGTTCCAGTTACGGCTTTCGCCAATCGCCCCCAGTCGGACCGCGCCCAATCGAGTTCGGCCCGAACTCGGATTCGCACCGTTTTCAAAACGGCTCGGTCCTCGTTCGTCCGAGCATCGCAGTACCTCTCCACAGTTTCCACTGCCGCGCGAACGCGCGGATCGCACCAGTGCTCCTCTATTCGGCGGCAACACGCAGCGGCAAAAAGAACCATTTTGCGGTGCGTGAATATCCCCGAAAATGGTGAGAGATGATTCGCTAATAACCAGTCGAGTAGTGTCCGCGGCTCAAATGTCGCATTCCATTCTTCTTCGGTCATTGTCCGTTCCCCATCGGCTAACCGGCCGCGCCGACCTGTTGTAAAGTAATTTCATGACGAACGCGAACGCCGAACTTCCCCCGCCGCCCGCCCAGTACCGCGAGCCGGTGTCTATTGGGACAATCAAACTCGCCTCGCGGTTCAACCTCGCGCCGCTCGCGGGGTACACGAATCTTCCGTTCCGCCTGTCCGTTCGTGAACTCGGAGGAGTCGGGCTTTGCACCACCGACCTCGTCAATGCCCGCGCGATCGTTGATGGCATTCAGAAGACGATGATTCTGCTCGCCACGGACCCGGCCGAGCGCCCACTGTTCGTGCAGATCTTCGGCTCCAAGGCCCACGAAATGGCCGGCGCCGCGAAGTGGCTCGTCGAGCGCAAGCTCGCCGACGGCATCGACATCAACATGGGCTGCCCGGTGCGGAAGGTCGTGAAGACCGGCGGCGGGTCGTCCATGATGTGCGACACCACCGGCGCGACCGTGGATCTCGTCCGGCAGGTAGTCGAAGCCGTGCCGGTTCCCGTGAGCGTGAAAATGCGCCTGGGCTGGGACGACGACAACCTGAGTGCCCCGTACTTCGCGCGCGAGTTCGAGAAGGTCGGCGTCGCGGCACTCACCATTCACGGCCGAACGCGCGAACAGGGCTTTTCGGGCGGCGTGAATCACGACGGCATCCGGCGCGTCGTGGAGGCGGTCGAGCGCATCCCGGTGTTCGGCAACGGCGACGTGCGTTCGGTGTGGGACGCGGCCCGGATGATCGCCGATACCGGCTGCCACGGCATCGCGATGGGGCGCGGCGCACTCGCGAACCCGTGGATATTCCGCCAGTTCGATTCGTGGGTGCGAACGGGCGATCCCGGTCCGCGCGGAACTTATGCGGAGCGCCTCGCGTTCATGCGGCTCCACCTGCGCCGGCTCGTGGATTGGAAGGGAAGCGAGAAGAACGGCTGCGTGCATTTCCGCAAGGTCGCGACGTGGTACACGAAGGCGCTCCGGTTCCCGAAGCGCGTTCAGCAGCAGCTCGTGATGCTCTCGGGGCTAGACGAGTTCGAGGCGATCATCGCGCCGTTCGCGTCCGGTTCGGCGCCCGAGGGCTGGACCGAATACGACTCCCAACAGGCACACATCGCGGTCCCCGCCGGGCCGATCGCGCACTGGTAGGTGAGACTAGGTGGCCAGCACGCCTAACGCCAAAATCACGCGGGTTCTGTGTTTTCTGTAGCCGGCCTCTGTCAACGAATTTCAATCGCCACAGGTTGTGTTGTTTGCGAATGATGCGTGCGGCGTTGATGAGTTTGCAGCACACTCAACGAGTTCACTCGCCGCGCCGCTCCCGGCGCGATCTCCCTTTGCCGCGGCCCTTGTCGCCGGGGTTTAGTTCAACTGTCGCCCGCCCAAGATGGGCGGCGCGGAACGCCTGATACTTGAGGGCCACGCTATCCGGTGGCCCGTTGTGGAGGTGCTTATAGCACCACAGGACCGGGAACACCTGGAGATCACCAAGCTGGATGTAGGGACCGGCCGGGTCGTAGACCGGGTGAACGCGCTCCCACCGGGCGGCCGGGAAGTGGTGCCGAGCGACCTCCCCAAGGTATGAGCCAAACGCCCACGCGACCCGCGCGCGATCGTCATCCGACAGATCCTGGCCGCCCCAAAGGGATTGGAGGATGCGGTCGATCGCATCCACTGTTGGCTCCGTAAAGTCCAATGTTTCCCGGTAGACGGTAGCCGCCATCTCGACGGCTTCGCGAGCCCGCCGCTGCATTTCCACGGTCGCGTCACCGGTCTTCATAATGGGTGCTTTGTCGGGCGGCCGGCCACGCTCACCTACCGGTGCTTCGCCGAACCTATCGGTGCCAATCTTAAATGGCAACCGGTGAACGATGTACAGTGGACCGCCGCGCGAGCCCAGGTGCCAACAAAGATATGCGGAAGGGAACAGGAAATCTCGCCTGTACTGCTAACGCCAGCACCATGCGGGTCGCGTGTTTTCTGTAGCCGGCCTCTGTAAGGACGGGGAGTCACTGACCGCGGGCATCCCGGCCTCACAGAGGCCGGCTACAGAAATCCATCAGACCAAAACTGATCGGTCGATCACGCGAAGAGCGCAATCAGGTCGGTCACGCTCGTCAGTTTCTCCAGATCCCAGCAGCGGGCGAGGATCTCGTCGGCCTTGGCCTTGCCGTACTTCGGCTCCGCCACACGGCGGAACTTCGTCTCAACTTCCGCGTCCGTCATCGGGTTCCCGGCGTGCCCGCGCGGGAACTCGACTTCCTTCACCAGCGTGCGACCGTCGGTCAGCGTCACCGTGATGCGGTTCGGGATGCCGGTCGGGTACCGCGGGTCGAGTGTCCCGTCGTGCCGAATCTTCACCTTCCCCGTGAACGCGACCAACTTCGGGTTCGTGAAGTGGTCGTCGTCGAACGTTTCCAGGTACACGTCGCCATCGTGCAGCGCCGCGGCGGTGCAGTACGGGAGGCTGTGATCGGCGGTTTCGCGGGTCTTCGGAGCCCACGCTTCCGGGTACTTCCCGATGATGTTGTAGCTCGCCTCGAACGTTGCAATGTCGATGCTCGCGACCTGCGACACGTCGCCCTTCAGTTCCGCACGAATTTGCAACGCGGCGTCGATGGCGCTCTGGGAGTGGTACTCGGCCGGCCAGAACTTGATGTACGTCTTGTTAATCATGAACCCGTCGGCGTTGCCCGGCTCGCTGCCGAACGGCGCTGGGGTGAACGCCTCGCGCGCCACCAGCTTGAAGAATCCGAGGTCGCCCTCGAAAATCGGCGCCGGGCCAGTCATCCCGTCGGCCGCGAGGGTGGCCGCGAACACGCCGTTGCGGGCGGCGTTCGCGAACGCGCAGCCCTTCCACATACTCAACTCGCCCGACCGCGTTTGGCGCAGCGCGACGTTGCACACGCCCGCCAGCCCGACGGTGTGCGTGAGCTTCGTCACGTCGAGCTTCATCAGCTTTGCCGCGGCCGTAGCCGACGAGATCGCGCCGTAGGTGACGTGGTCGACGCCGTGTTTCCGGAGGCTGGCTGCGTCGCAGAACCGGCACTGGATCTCGTAAGCGAGCACCGCCGCGGTGATGAGATCCTTGCCACCCGCGCCCACCGATTCGCCCACCGCGAGTACGGCCGCGAGGTTGTCGCTGGGGTGCGCGGGTTCTTTGCTCAGGTAGGTGTCGTTGAAGTCGAGGTAGCGGATGAGCAGCCCGTTCACGAACGTGGCCCACTCGACGCTCGACTTACCCCCCGCGAGGATCGACGCCCCGGGATTACTCGACACGCGGGACGCGCACTTCTTCGCGATCGCGTAGGCGTCCGACGGCATCGCGCCGATGGCGGTGGCGAAGGAGTCGATGAACCGCCGCTTCACCTCGTGAACGGCTTCCTTCGTGAGCTTGTCGAACGTGAGGTCGTGTGCGTAACCGGCCAGCCGTGCGGCGAGCGTTTGAGGGGGCATCGCGAACATCCCTATCGAGGTAACGAATCGTTGGGATGTTGTACGGAAGCGAAGAAGCTCCACCCGCGCGTGCTAACGCTCAGATCGCGCAATGATCCAAAGCGGGACTCGACAGGTGCAGACCGAAGCGAGTTTTCGAGCGCCGACACAAGCGCCAAGCGTTGGTTGCGCGGCTCGCTTCCACATTTCCGCAGGACGGGTTCAAGCTTTTGGCCCCGTCGGGCCGATGTAGCGGTCACATTCCGCACCCGATCTCTGCACGAGTCCCATGAGCGCCACAAAGCAATTGTCCGCGTTGTACGTCCGTAAGGTTCGCGGCATGGGGCGCGGGGTGTTCGCCGGGCGCGCGTACCGCAAGGGAGAAGTGATCGAGGTGTGCCCGGTGATCCGGGTTACGCCCGGGGCCGATGGGACCGCCGACGGGGGACTCGAATACTACGTGTTCCAGTGGGACAATGGTGCGCTGGCTGTGGCGCTCGGGTACGGGTCGCTGTACAACCACTCGGCCGAGGCGAACGCCAAATTCACCCCGCGCCACACCCGAAACGACATCGTGTTCCGGGCCACCCGGAACATTTCGGTCGGCGAGCAGATCTTCATCGATTACCAGTGGGACGAGGGCGACTACGCGACGTTCCGCTAAACGCCCTGGTTAAGCCGCCACGCGGACCTGCGCCCCCGCTCCTGTACGAAGATATTCGCGGTACCACGCAAGCGTTTCGGTCACGGCCTCGCAGAACGACCGGGCCGGTGCCCACCCGAGCGGGTTTGCTGGGGGAGCCGACTCGGTCCACCCAGGCGCAGCCCCCGCAAACTCCCCGCGGAACGCGACCGCAATTTGTCGGTCGCTCATGTGCCAGCCGCTCCGGAACGGGTAGTCCCCCGGACCGTTCTTCGCCACATCTTCGGCCACACGCAGACACGCACGAGCCGCGTCCCGCACGAACACGAAATCGTTCGCCGGGCCTTCGGGCGGGAGCGCGAAGTTCCCCGAAATCAGCCCGAGCGCGGCCGCAGGAACCGTGCGGAACAGCTTCCGGTCGCCGGGACCGAACACCGCGCCGAATCGCGCGACGCTCAGCCCGTCTTGGTGTGTTTCTGTCGTGCGTGCGAGAGTGATTTGTTGAAGCGGCCGTGCGGTCACAACCGGCACACGGCGCGAATACAAACTGGCAGCCTGAAGGACTGCGGGGGTGCTTCGATCGTCGCCGAACGGGGAAGACGAGCAGAGGTGAAAGACCGCAGAGACCTCGTGAACGGCCATCGCGGAGTGCAGCCGGAACACGTTATCCGCACGCCCGCGAATAACATGCACGCGACCACCCGGCCCCAGAACGTCGGTCCCGGCGCGCTCGTGGATCAGCCCCACAACGTCCGCACCCGCAGCGAGCAGTTCCCGGGCCACTGCGCCGCCCAGGAAACCCGAGCACCCGGTCACGAGCACCCGGCGTCCGCGCCACGAAGATGTTTCTACAGCCATGAGGTCGCCTCCGTGCGCTCGCGTCTGTGATGATCCCTTCAAGCTAACCCGGGGTCGAACAACGGGTCAAGTCGAAGGCGCACAGTGAAAAATGCGAGCGGGACACGTTTTGCGGGCGACAGGAAGCAGAACGGGCAGTCGAGAAGTGCGCAGTGCGTTCACGTAACGTGAGAGGTCCGAATCTGTTGTGAAGATTCGGACCTCTGGGAGAGTCGTATTAAGCGGCCCGACGCAAAAGAGCGGCATCCCGGTTTTTGCGCCGGGTCGGGTTGGGACGCGGTTCCGAGCAACTGAGGGTATACGCCCCACACATCGGACACGGCCGAGATTCGAGTGCCTGGCGTTCGTAGTCCGTCAGGTGTCCCGTTCGCTTCCACGTCAGGGTGCATGATCCGCACGAAACAACCCAGTTTCCCACAGTGCCCACGGCAGTCACCGCTTTATTGTTATCCGCGTGCGCGGGTTAATAGCGTGGGCGCCCGGGCCAGAGCGGTTTATCGGGAAAACCCCGAAAATCGTGCCCGACCCACACCCACCAAACCGCTACCGGAATGCCCTCTTCGTGGTGAAACACTAAAGTCGGCTGTTCCACCCGTCCGAAAACCCCGGCGTCGGAGGGGAGTCCGTCCCCCACGAACACGAACGTGCGCCCGCGGAAGGCTTGCGCATCGGCCACCGGGTTCGGGTGCCATACGTCGTACTGACTGTGCCGGTCGGCCATCGCCAGCCCGAACGAGTACGTTTCCGGGTGCCCGGAGCAGTACACCCCCAGCGCCCCCGGCACGTTCCACACGGTGCCGGCCACGAGCGGCTCCTCGCCCGTTTCCGCTCGCACGCGGGCGCGGATCGCGTCCACCTCGCGTGCGAGCGTCTTCCACCCGCGAAGGCGCGCCGTCGGGTCGAGTTTGCGGATCGGCGTCGGGTCTTTTTCCGTCGGCGCCCCCGCTGCCGAAGCGAGCGCGGAGCGCATCAGCCCCGGGTAATGCACGAGGGTTGAAAGCGCGAGGCCGACTGCGACCCCGCCACTCACGAAACGCGCAACGAACTTGTGATTCCGCCCCCCGAGTTGGTCGCGCACCCACGCAACGCACAGCACGAACCCGGTGACGTAAGCCGCCGCGGGCCAGTTGATCTGCCCGGACGCTTTGAAGCTCGCGACCGCGAACACGGACCACACCGGCACCGACGTCCACCACAGGAACGCGACCGCCGGGTCCGTAGCGCGCCGGGCGCGCCACGCGGCCACGACCCACACCACGAACCACACGCCGATCAAGAACCCCGCTTGGCCAACAGCGAACGTGAGCGGCCCGAGCCAACGAATGCCGCTTCCACTGGTCCCCGCCGCCTGCGTACCGACGTGCCGGAACGTCACCCAGTCGTTCGCCCAGTTCCACAGCAGAACCGGCACCAATCCCAACGCGGACCCGAGCGCGAACACCCAAAAACCGGGGCGCTTCAGCTCGTCGCGTCGCGTGAACAGCAAGTAGCCGAACACGCCGCACGGGAGCAGCACCATCGGGTACTTCGCGAGCACCCCGAGCGCGGAACAAATCGCTGCGAGCAGCCACCAGAGGAGAGAGCGTGCGAAGAACCCCTCCCCAACCCCTCCCCTAAGCGGAGAGGGGCTTCGGACAGCAGACAGCATCCCGCCTTCGATTTCTGGTTCTGCTCCCCCTTCCTTCCTAGGGAAGGGGGTTTGGGGGTTAGGTTTCCCCCTCTCCAACCCCTTCCACACGCCGATCGCGGCCCAGCACCAGCACGCCAGGAACGGCGGGTCGATGGTCATCAGCACCGCGCCGGCGATTACGGGCGGGAGAGTCATCGCGAGCGCGACCGTTGCCAGTGCCGCGCGGTGGCTCTTGAGCGTCGAAGCGGCCAGGACGTACCACCCCGCGAGAAGTGCCGCGTGGCACGCGACCGCGGGCAGGCGCACCGCGAACATCAGCGACCCGGTGAGCGCCTCGCTCGCGGGGCCGAACAGTTCGCACGAAGCCCGGATCAGCCACGCGACCAGCGGCCCCTTGCTGTAGTAGCTCCACGCGAGGTGGCGCGACCACTGCCAGTAGTGGGCCTCGTCCGGCGAAAGATCGAGCGGGCAGTTGAAAGCCAAGTACAGGAGGTGGAACACGACCGACGCGAGGATCAGGCCGAACGCGGTCCGCTTACAGGCGCGGTCGGTGAGCTTCCACGCGAACGAATCCGGCGCCCCGGCGGGCACCCGCACAGCGACCGGGTTCAGACTTGGCACCATCGGCACGGCCCCACCTGTTACAACAGCGCTCGGGAACCGGAGTCGATAAACCCTACGGCCCAAGCCGTCAACCCGAATCGCGCCGTTCTCCGAGCTTCCCACCGCGCGCGAAACCACTTATCATCTCACTGGAATCTCGAACTTACGCGAACCGCGCCGGTGCCCAAACGCACTGTTATTCCACCGCTTCTAACTCAGGAAACTGATTCCCCTATGCCCCCCGCGACAAAAGCCTCGGCCGTCAACCCCGAAGAACTCTCGCTGAGCGACCTGCAAGCGGAGGCCGAAACGATCCGCAAGCGGATCAACCGGTTCCGCGAATCGCTCGGCCGGTTCTTCGTGAACAAGCAAGAGATCATCGACCTGATGTGCGTGGCCGCGATCGCGCAGGAACCGCTCCTGCTCATCGGGCCGCCGGGAACGGCGAAGTCCGACATCGTGGTGAAGTTCAAGGACGCCCTCGGCATCGAGCAGGGCGACTACTTCGAGTACATGCTCACGCGGTTCACCGAGCCGAGCGAAATCATCGGCGCGATCGACATCAAGGAGCTGCGCGACGGCAAGTACATCCGCCGCAAGGACGGCAAACTGCCCACCGCGAAGCTCGTGTTCCTCGACGAAATCTTCAAGTCGAACTCGGCCATCCTGAACATCCTTCTCACGATCATCAACGAGAAGAAGTTCTACCAGGAGGGCAAGCCCGAGCCGGTGCCGCTGCGGATCATGTTCGCGGCGACCAACGAGATCCCCGAACAGGGCGAACTCGCCGCGCTCAAGGACCGGTTCGTGCTGAAGGTGCAGAGCCGCAGCGTGCAGGAAGAGCACTTCGCCGAACTCATCGACGCGGGGCTCCAGGGTGAAGCCTACAAGGGCCTGAACCAGAAACCGTGGATCGAGGGGCACGCACAGCTCGACGACTTCCTGAAGGCGAACCGGTACATGACGCACCTGTTCTCGCGCAAGACCGGCGACGGGCGCGGGGAAGAGGAGAACGACCGGCACCGGTTCTTCCCGGCGGACGTGTTCAAAGAGTTCCAGCGCCTCGTGAAGACGCTCGTGCGCGAGGACAAGATCTTCATCAGCGACCGCAAACTGGTGAAACTCTACAAGCTGTTCCGCGTGCGCTCGTGGCTGTTCAGCGGCGGTGCGGTAACGAAAGATGACCTGCGCCTGCTCGCGTACCTGGGCGAAACGCACCAGGAAATCGAGCACCTGCGCACGAAGGTGCCGGAATACTTGGGCGATGCGTAAGCGGTCAGGCGAACGGCCGGTGTGAGCCAATTGTTGCGTCTGTATTGAGACCCGTGAACCCCGCCCGCAAGGGCGGTGGGTCGTTTGATCCCACACCGTGCATGGTGATCGTACCTCATATCTCCACCAGTTGCAGAGCACCCGCCGCCCTTGTGGGCGGGGTTCACCGAATAGGCTCCGCGGCTATCTTCGCCGTCGTCGCCGGCCGTTCGCCTACACTGCAATCATCTCGCGATTACGCACTTCACGTGAAACGGGAACGCGAGTACGACGTTTCTATTTCACTGGTTCCTTCCACTCTGGAGCTGACGGCCATGCTGCGCGCACTCGCAATTGCTCTCGTGGTGGGTATTA
This region of Gemmata massiliana genomic DNA includes:
- a CDS encoding AAA family ATPase, with product MPPATKASAVNPEELSLSDLQAEAETIRKRINRFRESLGRFFVNKQEIIDLMCVAAIAQEPLLLIGPPGTAKSDIVVKFKDALGIEQGDYFEYMLTRFTEPSEIIGAIDIKELRDGKYIRRKDGKLPTAKLVFLDEIFKSNSAILNILLTIINEKKFYQEGKPEPVPLRIMFAATNEIPEQGELAALKDRFVLKVQSRSVQEEHFAELIDAGLQGEAYKGLNQKPWIEGHAQLDDFLKANRYMTHLFSRKTGDGRGEEENDRHRFFPADVFKEFQRLVKTLVREDKIFISDRKLVKLYKLFRVRSWLFSGGAVTKDDLRLLAYLGETHQEIEHLRTKVPEYLGDA